Proteins encoded within one genomic window of Herpetosiphonaceae bacterium:
- a CDS encoding MarR family transcriptional regulator, with protein MMTTQGNARQLLQLFEIMRQGRPGLAFQRLNRLNLSFSHVRALHLLVPDKTLAMKDLAEQLQMTPPSVTALTRRLVQTGLVQRGTHPEDSRVVLVSLTDEGRSLFNQLYEDQLRRMERLLQGLTPAEQQLFLSLLERAIHAMRDEQPEPTETASSPEAVTTSQ; from the coding sequence ATGATGACGACTCAGGGCAACGCCAGACAGCTCTTGCAGCTCTTCGAGATCATGCGCCAGGGACGGCCCGGCCTGGCGTTTCAGCGTCTCAACCGGCTTAATCTCTCGTTCTCGCACGTGCGGGCGCTACACCTGCTGGTTCCCGATAAAACGCTGGCGATGAAAGATCTGGCGGAGCAATTGCAGATGACACCGCCATCGGTGACAGCGCTCACACGGCGACTGGTTCAGACCGGCCTGGTTCAGCGCGGAACGCATCCGGAAGATAGCCGGGTGGTGCTCGTATCGCTGACCGACGAGGGCCGGAGTCTGTTCAACCAGTTGTACGAGGATCAGCTAAGGCGGATGGAGCGGCTGCTTCAGGGGCTTACGCCCGCAGAGCAGCAGCTTTTTTTGAGCCTGCTGGAGCGGGCCATCCATGCCATGCGCGACGAGCAGCCGGAGCCGACTGAGACGGCATCCTCGCCTGAAGCAGTGACGACATCCCAGTAA
- a CDS encoding ATP-binding cassette domain-containing protein, which produces MEPVIEVRDLKKVYADGTEAVKGITFEVRHGEFFGFLGPNGAGKSTTIKMLITLLDKSGGEARIFGHEISRDSDSIRRLIGYAAQEVGVDYDLTARENLVLQGKLYHLPPQVLRQRVDELLDLMDLTNDASRVAGSFSGGMRKRLDLATGLIHRPQVLFLDEPTTGLDPQNRANLWKYLERLNKEEGLTIFLTTHYMEEADRLCDRLAIIDHGTLIAEGSPAQLKAALGGDVISLTFTENGKTGEEQAREAVALLKDLPFVRDTTLSKEGINVIAQDGGAQVPQVLLTLNSAGLSVARLSLTSPTLDDVFLKYTGHSIRQEELNTKWRSSRGPFGGRGRG; this is translated from the coding sequence ATGGAACCCGTCATCGAGGTGCGCGACCTCAAAAAAGTGTATGCCGACGGCACCGAAGCGGTCAAAGGCATCACCTTTGAGGTCAGGCACGGCGAATTCTTTGGTTTTCTCGGCCCCAACGGCGCGGGCAAGTCCACAACGATCAAAATGCTGATCACGCTGCTCGACAAAAGCGGCGGCGAGGCCCGTATTTTCGGCCACGAGATCAGCCGCGATTCCGACAGCATTCGGCGGCTGATCGGCTACGCGGCCCAGGAGGTCGGCGTCGATTACGATCTGACGGCGCGCGAGAATCTGGTGCTGCAAGGCAAGCTCTACCATCTGCCGCCGCAGGTGCTCAGACAGCGCGTCGACGAGCTGCTGGATCTGATGGATCTGACCAACGACGCCAGCCGGGTGGCTGGCTCGTTCTCCGGCGGCATGCGCAAACGGCTGGATCTGGCAACGGGGCTGATCCATCGCCCGCAGGTGCTCTTTCTGGACGAGCCGACGACCGGACTCGATCCGCAAAATCGGGCCAACCTGTGGAAGTATCTCGAACGGCTCAACAAAGAGGAGGGCCTGACGATCTTTCTGACGACGCACTACATGGAAGAGGCCGACCGGCTCTGCGACCGGCTGGCGATCATCGACCACGGCACGCTGATCGCCGAGGGCAGCCCCGCGCAGCTCAAGGCCGCGCTCGGCGGCGACGTGATCTCGCTGACCTTCACCGAGAACGGCAAGACCGGCGAGGAGCAGGCCCGCGAGGCGGTGGCGCTGCTCAAGGACCTGCCGTTCGTACGCGACACCACCCTGTCGAAGGAGGGCATCAACGTGATCGCGCAGGACGGCGGCGCGCAGGTGCCCCAGGTGTTGCTGACGCTCAACAGCGCCGGGCTATCGGTCGCGCGGCTCTCGCTGACCAGCCCGACGCTCGACGATGTCTTCTTGAAATACACCGGTCACTCGATCCGGCAAGAAGAGCTGAACACGAAATGGCGCAGCAGCCGAGGGCCGTTCGGCGGACGTGGCCGAGGCTAG